ACGCTGGACCTCACCCAGTACCTGGACCGCAAGCCGAAGGCGCTTTCCGGTGGTCAGCGACAGCGTGTGGCCATGGGCCGCGCCATTGTGCGTGAGCCGCAGGTGTTCCTGATGGATGAGCCGCTGTCCAACCTGGACGCCAAGCTGCGTGTGCAGACCCGTACCCAGATTGCGAACCTGCAGCGCCGCATGGGCGTGACCACGGTGTACGTCACGCACGACCAGACTGAGGCGCTGACCATGGGCGACCGCATCGCCGTGCTCAACTTCGGCGTGCTGCAGCAGGTGGGCACCCCGCGCGAGCTGTATGAGCACCCGAACAACCTCTTCGTCGCCGGCTTCATCGGCTCCCCGGCCATGAATCTGTCCACCTTTGACATCGACCCCGCCTCCCGCGCCGCCCGCACCGGCCAGGCAAGCATCCCGCTTGCCGACGCTACTTTGGCCGCCGTCACCCCGGAGGACAACGGCCAGATCGTGCTCGGCTTCCGCCCGGAGGCGCTCGAGGTGGTCAGCTCCGAGATGGAGCACACCATCCCGGTCGAGGTGGACTTTGTGGAGGAGCTGGGCTCCGACTCCTACGTCTACGGCCACCTTGCTGGCGGCGGCTGGCACGACGAGGGTGCGGACGAGGGCTCCGCAGGCCAGATTGTGGTGCGCACCCAGCCGCTGTCCGGCGTCCGGGAACGCGACATCATCCACGTGCGCATCAAGGAGGGCGGCCTCCACGCCTTCTCCAAGGCCACCGGCCAGCGCATCTAACCCCTCAGGGCGTTGGAAAAGCTCAACGTCGTTTCGCCAACCTACGCCCCTGCCCTAGTGCAGATGCCGTGGTCGCTGCCCTTGGAGGAGTGGGGCAGCGACCTGGTAGTCGGACGCGGGACATGCTGGCAGACGTGGGCTCTCACCGCGCCCTGCAGTACCTCCGCGAGCTGACCAAGCATTGGCAGCCCGTCACACTGTTCTGGCTCATCCTTCTAGCCGCGGGTGCCGCGCTGGGCTACCAGCAGTGGGTGGTTGCGCAAGCCGGGGTGGGCGGCGCAGCCCGCACCATCATCCAAGGCCTGACACTGGCCGCGGCGTTCATCATCGTCGGCGTTGCCGTGTGGTTCTTCGGCTGGGCGGGCAGCCGCGACAAGCAGGACGCGCCCTTTAGCGAGCTTGTCGCCACCGCTGTCACCAGCACGTTCCGCCACCTGCCCCGCACCCTGGCCGCCGTGGCGATCTTCGCCGCCGGGTTTGCCACCGTGACCTTCCCGCCCATCCAGTGGGCCGTGCCGCTGACGCTGATCATCGTCCCCGCGCTAACGATCTACCTGATCCGCATGGTCCTGGCGGGTGCCCTGGGCGAAAACCTGGCAGCGTAAGCTGCACACCATGTCCCCGTTTGCAACCATGACCACGCTCAACGTCGTGCTGGGCATCCTCTTCATCCTCGCCGCAGTGGCGTTTATCGCCATCGGGGCGGTGGCCGCCGCCGGCAAGCTACCCGGCAACTCCGTGGTTGGCCTGCGGGTGCCGGAGGTGCGCAAGCACGAATCCACGTGGGTGCAGGCGCACAAGGTGGTGGGCCCGTTCTGGATCCTCACCGGCGTGGCCCTGGCCATCGGCGCCGCGTTCAGCTTCATCGCGCACGGCTGGGTGTGGGTGGCGCCCGTCATCGCACTGGTTGCGGCCGTGGTTTCCCTCTCCGTGGGCGGCAACTTCGGGGCACGGGCTGCAGCGCTTGTCGACGACGCAATTCAAGCCCAAGAGTCCGAGAAAGAAACCGCGACGCCAGCCCAGCCGCAGGTGAACTTGGACGCGCTGCGCAAGGCGGCCGGCAAAGCGGATGAGCAGCGGGGTGCCTAAACCCGCATAAACCGCGCATAAAACACGGCCAAACACTTGCACGCCCCCGCACGCTGACTTAGCGTTGGGGGCGTGACTTACTTCTCCGCTCAACACAACTGGTGGTGGCGCGCGTAAACGGCGTGCCAGGTTAAGTCAAACCAAAAACAACCGGCCCGCCGGCTTGGAACAAAACCCCAAGCACCGCGGGCCTTTCTGCTGGCAGTACCCTCGGTGCAGAACTTCTACCAAGGACACCAAGGAACCGTGATGCACCAACCACCACCACGCTTCACCCGCCATGAGGTGCGGTATCACGAGAACGCCTCCAGCCTCTTCGCGCACCTGGGCGGCACTGCCGCCACGGACGCTGTGCTGCTGGAATCGGCGGACATTACTACCCGGTCTGGGTTGCAGTCGGTGGCCGTGCTGCGATCGTCCCTACGCGTCACCTGCAACGGAACCCGCGTGACGGTTCAGCCGCTGACCGCGTCCGGCGAGGTGCTCGCGGCGGCTGTGCGCGAGCAGCTGGCTGAGTACGCGGCGGGGGACAACGTATACGAGTTCCCGGTGCCCGCAGTGGAAGATGAGCGCGAGCGCCTTACCGCCACCTCCAGCGTGGAGGTGCTGCGGGCACTGACCACGCGCGCCGGCTACGGCAGCGCCGCGGGGGAGGACGCGGATTTCCCGATGCTGGTCGGCGGCTTCGCCTTCGACTACTTGGAGACGTTTGAGACGCTGCCGCAGGTGGGTGAGGGCCCGAACACCTACCCGGATTACCAGTTCGCGCTGGCAGAGGTGCTGCTGCGCATTGACCACCAGACGCAGACCGCCTACCTGGCCGGCGTGGACGCGGCGGGCGAGGGCATTGATCTGAGCGAGCTTGCGGCGACAATTGACGCCGCGGATCCGGACGACGCCCACGCCTACACGCCCGCCGAGCACCCCGGTGCGCGGCTGAACGCAGAGGCGGACATTAAGGATGACGCGTTCCGCGGCGATGTGGCGAAGCTCAAGGATTCCATCACCAACGGCGACATTTACCAGGTGGTGCCGGCACGCGGGTTCGCGGCGGACTGCCCGGACGCGTTCGCGGCGTACCAGCGCCTGCGCGAGACTAACCCCTCGCCGTACATGTTCTACGTGCGTGGTGTGGACCGCGCGGGAAGCGGCTACGAGCTCTTCGGTGCCTCGCCGGAATCCAGCCTGAAGTTCGACCACGTTACGCGCGAGGTGCAGCTGTACCCCATCGCGGGCACCCGCCCGCGCGGGTTGAACCCGGACGGCAGCGTGAACCACGAGCTGGATACGCGCATGGAGCTGCAGCTGCGCACCGACGCCAAGGAGGTGGCGGAGCACACCATGCTGGTGGACTTGGCGCGCAACGACATGGCCCGCGTGGCCGCACCCGGCACCCGCGAGGTGGCGGAGCTGCTGCAAGTGGACCGCTACTCCCGCGTGATGCACCTGGTCA
Above is a genomic segment from Corynebacterium sp. CNCTC7651 containing:
- a CDS encoding anthranilate synthase component 1: MHQPPPRFTRHEVRYHENASSLFAHLGGTAATDAVLLESADITTRSGLQSVAVLRSSLRVTCNGTRVTVQPLTASGEVLAAAVREQLAEYAAGDNVYEFPVPAVEDERERLTATSSVEVLRALTTRAGYGSAAGEDADFPMLVGGFAFDYLETFETLPQVGEGPNTYPDYQFALAEVLLRIDHQTQTAYLAGVDAAGEGIDLSELAATIDAADPDDAHAYTPAEHPGARLNAEADIKDDAFRGDVAKLKDSITNGDIYQVVPARGFAADCPDAFAAYQRLRETNPSPYMFYVRGVDRAGSGYELFGASPESSLKFDHVTREVQLYPIAGTRPRGLNPDGSVNHELDTRMELQLRTDAKEVAEHTMLVDLARNDMARVAAPGTREVAELLQVDRYSRVMHLVSRVTARLADDLDALDAYRACMNMGTLTGAPKLRATELLRELEGVRRGSYGGAVGYLTGTGDFDTCIVIRSAYVTGGRAIVQAGAGVVRDSNPQAEADETLHKAYAVLSAIAAAADAELEVTR
- a CDS encoding ABC transporter ATP-binding protein → MASVTYDNATRIYPGATTPSVNKLNLDIADGEFLVLVGPSGSGKSTALRMLAGLEDTNEGRILIGDKDVTHVSPKERDIAMVFQNYALYPHMTVRENIGFALKIAGMDKGEINTRVEEAARTLDLTQYLDRKPKALSGGQRQRVAMGRAIVREPQVFLMDEPLSNLDAKLRVQTRTQIANLQRRMGVTTVYVTHDQTEALTMGDRIAVLNFGVLQQVGTPRELYEHPNNLFVAGFIGSPAMNLSTFDIDPASRAARTGQASIPLADATLAAVTPEDNGQIVLGFRPEALEVVSSEMEHTIPVEVDFVEELGSDSYVYGHLAGGGWHDEGADEGSAGQIVVRTQPLSGVRERDIIHVRIKEGGLHAFSKATGQRI
- a CDS encoding SdpI family protein — translated: MSPFATMTTLNVVLGILFILAAVAFIAIGAVAAAGKLPGNSVVGLRVPEVRKHESTWVQAHKVVGPFWILTGVALAIGAAFSFIAHGWVWVAPVIALVAAVVSLSVGGNFGARAAALVDDAIQAQESEKETATPAQPQVNLDALRKAAGKADEQRGA